GGCCGCCGATGTGGACGATGGGCAGGGTCACCAGGGCGACAGCGCCCGTCAGTGGTGCCTTGTCGCGGACTTCGGGACGCTCGTTGTGCTGTAGCGCCGCAGCCAGGGACGCCTCGAGTTGGACGCGAGTGAGCGGGACGCGCTTGGGTGGCCCGGTGGTGCCGCTGGTCAGCATCTCGATCGCGACGTCGGGATCGCCGGGCACCGGCTGGCGGCTGGCCTGCGCGCGCGGTGTTACCGCGTCGCCCTCCACAGACCACCCTGCCACACCCAGATCGGTGACCACTTTGCTGAATTCAGCGTTGGACCAGAGGTTTTCGGGGGCCAGAACATAACCGACGCCGGTCGCGGCCAAATCGGCGCTGAGCCGTCCGGGGGGCTGCAGCGGGCTGAGGGTGACCAGTGTGCGGGAGGCGCGCAGAATCGCCAGCAGCGCCGCGACCGACTCGACGCGGTTGCCGAACACGACCGCGACCCGGCCGCCGGGACCGCAGCCGGCGGCGGAGAGCTCGCGGTCGATGCGTTCGGTCAGTGACCTGACGTGTCCCCAGGACGCCCAGCGCCCGTCGCACTGCACCATCGCGGCGGCATCGTCGGCAGTCCACAGCCGTGCCAGCGCTTCGGGGAGGCTCGTCATCGTCTGCGTCCTTGCTCGGTTCGGTGCGACGTCCGGTTCCCCGAACATAAACGACATGGTTTACTAGGTCAACCTACTGGGAAGGACCGGCATGGACTTCGGGCTCTCCAGTGAGCAACAGCAGCTCGCCGAAGCCGAACGGACTTGGCTCACACGCAATGATCCGATCCCACGGGCGCGCGCGATACTCGATAGCTCCCCGGTCACCGTCGACCCGAAAGCGATATCCCACGCCGCCGGGGCCGGGTTGTTGGCGCTGTTGACGCCCGAGGTGAACGGCTGTCACGTGGATCTGGCGGTCCTGGCCGAGGCCCACGGCTACGCGGTGAGCTCGCTGCCGATCGCCGATCTGGCGATCGCGGCCTGGCTACTCGGGGTGTCCGGTGCGCCGCAGGCGCAGGCGGCAGCCGAGGGCGAGGCGCTGTTCGGCCTAACCCGCGCGCCGGCGACAGTGACCGGCCCGAGCAGTCCAGTCCCCATGGCGGCCGATATGACGGGAGTCGTGGTCGTCGGCGAGACGGACGAGGGTGACTACCTGTCCGTCATGACCCACCCGCGGCTGGATCCGATGTCGACGCTGGATCTGAGCCGGTCGTGGGCGCGTGTGGCCATCGACCCGGGCGAAACCGGGCGGCTAGCGCTACCGTCTGGCACGGCCGGATTCGTCCGGGACGCGCTGGCGGTTCACCGCGGTATGGATGCGCTCGGGGCAGCCTCACGACTGTTGGAGATGACCGTTGTCTACGCCGTTCAGCGCCAGCAGTTCGGCGTGCCGATCGGTTCATTCCAGGCTGTCAAACACCATTGCGCGAATATGGCGCTCGCTGTGGAGGCTGGCCGGTCGACGTTGTGGGCGGGCGCGCTGGCGCTCGACACCACCGCACCCGCGGCGCAGCGATCGCGCGCCGCGTCCTCGGCTGCGGCCTACGCCAAAGCCGCGGCGGCCGAGGTTGCCGGGACCGCGCTGCAGGTGCACGGCGGTATCGGCTTCACCTGGGAGCACGATCTGCACCTGTTGCTGCGGCGGATCAAGGTCGACGAGGCGATGGACGGCACCGTGGCCGAGCACCGCGCTGCGCTGGTCGCCGTCTAGGCCCCGTGGCGGAGGGGCCCTCGCCCGGCGAGCAACCGGTCAGCGTGGCAGGCCGAGCCCGCGCTCGGCGATGAGATTCCGCATGATTTCGCTGCTGCCACCGGCGATGGTGAAGGCACGAGCATAGAGCCACTCGTCTTGCCAGCGTCCGCCATCGAGCGCCTGGGGGTCACCGCCCACCAGAACACCGTTCTCCCCCGCCAGGTCGACGGCGAAGGTCGCAATGGCCAAGTTCAGTTCACTGAACATCAGTTTGGCCATCGCGGCGTCGTGCCGGCGCTCGGTGCCGCGCGTCCATCGGGTGATGTTGGCGTAGGTCAATGCCGAGAGGGCGTTCACTTGCGCGGTGAACATCCCGATCTGGTCACGGACCCGGTCGCTGTCGAGGGCGGGGCGACCGTCGATCGTGACCCGGCGGGCCAGATCGGTCAGCGCTTCCACCGCCAGTCGCAACTTGACGACGATGGCGCCGACATTGCTGCGTTCATGGGCCAGTGTGGAATTGGCGATCGCCCATCCCTGGCCGGGCTTGCCGATCATGTTGGCCGCGGGGATCTCGACGTCGTCGAGGAACACTTCGTTGAAGTCCGACGTCCCGGTGATCTCGCGTAGCGGACGCACTGTGAGACCGGGTGTGGACATGTCGCAGATGAATGCGCTGATGCCTTGGTGCTTGGGCGCCTCAACGTCGGTGCGGGCCAGCAGGTAACCGTACTGCGCCCAGTGCCCGTCGGTCGTCCACACCTTCTGGCCGTTGACCCGGTAGACGTCGCCGTCTGGTACCGCCTTGGTGCGCAACGCGGCCAGGTCGCTGCCGGCGCCGGGCTCTGAGAACAGCTGGCACCATTTCTGCTGGCCCGCGCGGATCGCCGGCAGGTGCCTGCTGCGCTGCTCTTCTGTGCCGTAGGCGATGAGCGCCTGGGCGGCCAGCACGTTGCCGCTGGGCAGGCCGGGCGCCTGTGCCCGCGCCAGCTCCTCGCCGACGACCACCGCGTGTTCAGCCGTCCAGCCGTCGCGGCCACCGTATTCGGCCGGCCAGTCCGCGCCGGCGTAGCCGGCCTGGTAGAGCCGTGCGGCCCATTGATTGAGGAGTTCATTTTCGTGGGCGTCCTCGGCGCTGCGGACACCCGCGCGCGGCGGGATCGCCGGTGCATGCGTGGCGATGAACTGCCGTACCTCGGCGCGGAAGGCCTGCAGTTCCGGACCCGTCCCGTACTCCATCGGTCTAGTGCCCTCCGTCAGCGAATCGTCATCGCGCCGATGCCCGTTCGAGGCGCTGTTCCTGCCATGGGGCCAGCAACTCACTGGCGGCACGGTCGCGCAGCGCGTCGGCCCGGCCTACCGCCACGGCGTTGGCCTGGGCGCGACGCAGCAGCAGATGGGCGGGGTGCTCCCAGGTGAAGCCGATCCCGCCGTGGATCTGAATGGTCGCCTCGGCGGCACTGACCGCGCCGTCCAGGGCTGCTGCAGCGGCCAGATCGACCAGGCAGTCCGACTCGTCGCCGTCCAGATCGCTGGCGGCCGCCTGCACCTGGCTTCGCGCGCCTTCCAGCGCGACGAGCATGTCGGCGCAGCGGTGCGAGACCGCCTGGAAGCTGCCGATCGGGCGGCCGAATTGCTGACGTTCGCCGGCCCAGGCAACCGCCATGCTCAGCGCGCGGGCCGCGACGCCGACCGAGTCGGCGGCCACGGCCAGCAGAGCCCGCCGCCGCGCGGCACGCAGACCGTGCCGAAGAGTGCCGCCGGTGCACAGCGGCTGCCCGGTCGCGCCAGTGAGGGTCACCGAACCGATGGTTGCGGTCAGGTCCAGCGGCTGCTGCGCTGCGACGTGCACGCCCGCGATGCCGGGATCCACGGCGACGAGCAGTTCACCCTCGCCGCCCTCCGATCGGGCCACCACCAGCAGAATCTTCGCCACCGGGGCTCCGGCCACGACGGGCATGACCCCGGTGAGCCGCGAGCCGTCCCACACCGGCAGTTCGATACCGCTGGTGACCCAACCGTCGTCATGGAGGGGCACCGCGAACGCGGCCGGAGCCCCGGCAGTGATCCGCCGGGCTATCGCAGTGGCGCCAGTCTGCACGGCGACGTCGAGGGCGATGACGGTGGGAACGAGCGGTGCGGGCACCAGCGCCGCGGCGGCCTCCTCGATGGCCGCGTACAGCAGCCGGGGCGCGGCGCCGGCGCCGCCCGCCGATTCCTCGACCGCCAACCCGGGCAGCCCGAAGTCGACCAGCGCCGACCACACCGCGGGGTCAGCGATGTCGAAGCGGCGCCCGGAGTCCAGCAGCGCGGTCACGTCGACACGCGCGCGCAGGGCCTCGGCCAGCACAGCGCGTAACTCGACTTCGCTGGGATCGGCCACGGCCAGCGGGGCACCCGGAATGACGGCTGGGGCGCGTGTGCCCTCGCCGCGGTGGGACGGCAGGCCCAGCACCGCCTCGGCGATGGTGTTGCGCTGAATCTCGGCGGTGCCCGCCCCGATGGTGGTGGCGCGGCTCATCAGGTAACCGTAGGTCCAGCGGCCGCCGTCTACGGCGTCGGCGGCACGGCTGTCCAGCGCGGCGTGCGGACCGCCGGCGCGCAGGGCCAGGGCATGCATGCGTTGCTCGAACTCCGACTTGACCAGCCGGTTGACCGAAGCGACCCCACCGGGATCCTCACCGCGCAGCACCGCCGACAGCGCGCGGGCGCTGTTGGCCGCGATGGCGCGCACGTCGGTTTCCTGTCGGGCGATCTGCTGGCGCACCAGCGGGTCGGAGTCGAGCCCGCGGGTCACCATCAGACTGACCACCCGGTCGACCGTGCGGCGGTACCTGAACTCATCGGCGAGGAATGCCGTGGCGCGTTCATGGCCCAGCGAGGTCCGCATGATCGACCAGCCCTGTCCTTCGACGCCGACACGATTGTTGACGGGAACCTCGACGTCGTCGAAGAACACCTCGGCGAAGTGCGCACCGCCGCTGATGTCGCGCAGCGGGCGCACGGTAATTCCCGGGCTGTCCATCGCGATCAGCAGGTAAGTGATGCCGTCGGTGCTGCGGCCGGCCGGCCCGGTGCGCACCAGCGCGAACATCCAGTCGGCGCGGTCGGCCATCGACGTCCACACCTTCTGGCCGGTGACCCGATAGATGGCGCCGTCGCGGACCGCACGGGTGGTCAGTGAAGCCAAATCGCTGCCGGCGCCCGGTTCGGAGAATCCCTGACACCAGAATTCGTCGGCCCGCAGCAACGGCCGCAGGAACCGCTCCTTCTGCTCCTGCGTGCCGTGGGAGATCAGTGTCGGCGCGAGGATGAACGACAGCTGACACGGGTGTGGCGGCGCGCCGGCCGCCGTGGTCATCCGGTAGTAGTCGAGCTGTTCTTCGACGGAAAGCTCCAGCCCGCCAGCCGATTTGGGCCATCCCGGCGCGGCCAGCCCATGGTCCACGAGCTCGGCATGCCAGGCTCGCGCGGCTTCGACCCGGTCGATCTTGACCCCGCCGGCCTTGGCCTCGGATCTGAGCTCGGCCTGCCGGCGGACGTAGTCGGCAAGCAACACCTGGAGCCGGGGTCGCCACTCGGTGGACTGGTTCACGAAGAGACCTTACATAGTTAACTTGGTGAGTTATCTACTAGCAGTGTCATCATAATGGGCCTTTTTGGCAAGAAGCGGCGATCGTCCCCGGAGGATCGGCGCGAGTTACCGGCCGGCGGCAGCCCCGTCGCGGGCTGCCCGCTCGCCCTAGCGGTGGGTTGTCAGGTCCAGTGGCCCCTCGGTGACCACTGCCTGCAGGAGTCCGAGATCGGCTCCGGCCTGTTCGGCGGCGGTGACGGCGGCGGCCACGTCTTTGGCCAGGAACGGTGCGGCCGCCTCTGCGAATCTGCCCAGTCCGCCGATGCCTTTTGCGTAGGTTGCCGCGCTGCTGGATCCGCTGCACGCCAGCAGCGCGTCGAGGAATGCGTGCGGCGTGATACCGAGTTGTTCACCGATCTGTGCGGCCGCGGCCAGCAGCTGCGCGTTGGCCGCGAACAACATGTTGTTGATCAGCTTGATTCGAAGCGCGCTCCCGAGTTCGCCGGTGGCGATAATCGGGTTGGCGTAGGCGGCCAGGATCGGTCGCACCCGCTCGACGTCGTCGCCGCACCCGCCGACGAGCACGGTCAGTGTGCCTGCGGCGATGTGGTCGGCGGTTCCGCTGACCGGCGCATCGAGGATCGCCGGTGCGCTCGCGGCGCTATTCGCCAGCTCGGTCAGGGTGGCGGCGCTTCCGGTGGTGTGCGATACGAACACCGCGCCGGGTTTGGCGTTGGCGATGAACCCCTCTGGGCCCAAACCGGTCTCGCGCAGCTGGGCGTCGGAGAACAGGCAGGAGATCAGAATGTCGCTGTCGGCGGCTAGGCCGGCCACCGACGCGGCTACTACCGCGCCCCGGTCGGCCAACCGCGAACGCACGTCAGAGCGACGGGCGTAGACGTTCACCGGGTGCCCGGCGGCGAGCAGGCGTTTGACCATTGGTTCGCCCAGTTGTCCGGCACCGATTAATCCGATGGTCGGCATTGGCGGTTCCTTTCGCACAACGGCCCGCGATCGTGAGATCAGCGTCTGCTCAACAACATTGACCCGGCCACCGGTCCGCCGCCGACCCCAACGGCCACCACCTCTGGGGTTTTAGACGCCTGGCGCTGCCCGCCCTCACCCCACAACTGGACGCAGGCCTCATGCAGAAAGCCCATACCATGCAGACGTCCACCCGAGAGCTGGCCACCACTGGTGTTGAGCGGCAGATCGCCGTCCAGGGCGATCCGTTCACCGCCGTCCACGAATTCGCCGACGCGGCCGTGCTCGCAGAATCCCATGGCCTCCAGCCACATCACCGTCAAGAAGCTAAATCCGTCGTAGAGCTGCGCCATGTCGACGTCGCCGGGGGTCATCGAGGTGTTTTTCCACAGTGTCGCGGCTGAATCGTGGGCGGCCATCGTGGTCACATCGCGGCGTTGATCCCACGTGGCGCGCTCGAACATGCCCGGTCCCACGGATTCCACTGTCAGGGGATGGCGCGGAAGACCGCGGGCGGCGTCGCGGCGCGAGACGATGACCGCAGTCGCCCCATCGCAGGGAACATCGCAGTCATACAGGCACAGCGGTTCGGAGATCATCCGGGCGCCCAGGTAGTCCTCCATCGTCATCGGGTCCCGGTAGACCGCATCGGGATTGCGTGCGGCGTTGCGGCGCGCGTTGATCGCAATCCAGCCCAGTTGCTCACGGGTCAACCCGAAGTCATGCATGTACCGCTGGGCGGGCATCGCCAGCCAATTGGCCGCCGAGAGCGCGCCGAAGGGGGCGACCCACTCCAGGTGCGGCGGCAGCTTGCCGCCGCTGAAGAGGACCGAGGCGCGGCCGCCCCCGGCCTGGTGGGCGGCGGTGGATTCCCATACCGAGCGGTACACCACCACGTGATTGGCCAGACCCAGCGTGACCGCCATGCACGCCTCGATCGCCGGGCCGATCTGGCCGGCGGTCTCCATCGCCGAGACGTACCAGCGGCAGCTGACCCCCAGCGCATTGCGGACCTCGGTGACGGTGGCGCCGGAGAACCCGGGATCAGGCACCCCCGGGCCGGGATAGCTGGCGATGCCGTCAATGTCGTCGGGCTCCAGGCCCGCGTCAGCGATCGCCCTCAGCACCGCTTCCAGCGTGAGATCCAGGCCAGTGCGTCCCAGCCGCCGCCCCACTTGAGACTTGCCCGCCCCGGTGATGACGGCTTTGCCGTCGAAGGGTCCGTCATTCATGCCGCCACCGGGCCGGGTGGCCCCGACTGGTTGCCGGCCGGCGCCCGCCGGACAATACGGTCGCCGACGCCGTTGGCCGTCTCCTGGCTCATAAGTCCTCTCCGGCACATCCCACGACACCGCGGCGCTGCACCCGGGCAAATCGATATCGTCAACTGTATAGCGGATTATCTTAAAGGAGCACGTTCCGGTCCGGCTGGCCGCGCGGGGTAATCCACCCGAGCGCCCCGATTCGCAACCGGATCAGAAGATGTACCGAGCGACCAGCTCGACCACGGCGGCGGGTCGGTCGGACCCCTCGATCTCGAGGGTGTGACGCACGGTGAGGTTGACGGTGTTGTCGTTGACCATGTCGGCAGCGGCAAGCTCGGAACGCACGCGGATCCGGCTGCCCGCAGTCACCGGGGCCAGGAAGCGCACCTTGTTGAGTCCGTAGTTGACCCCCATCTTGGCGTTGTCAACCCGGTAGGTGTCCTTGCTCAGTTTCGGAATGAGCGACAGCGTCAAGAAGCCATGGGCGACCGTGGCGCCGTAAGGGCTTTCAGCCTTGGCGCGGTCGGTGTCGACGTGGATCCATTGCTGATCCTCGGTGACGTCGGCGAACGCGTCGATGCGCTGCTGATCGATCTCTTTCCAGTTGCCGACCCCGAGCTCCTGGCCAACGGTGTCGACAGCGTCTTCGACCGACGTGATCACTTTCATGGTCTCTCCTCGCGCTGGGCTCGATATCGCTATTTATATAACGCTATAGTAGGCGGGCGGCGAGTCTTCACCGGCGCAGCGATGGTGGCCCCCGCCAGGGTCGCTACGCATCTAATTCCCGCGCCCCGTGGGCAGCCACACGATGACTCACTGCGTGCGTCACGACATGGGAGGTGAACTGGCCTCCATCGGGTGGCGGCCCGCGATGCGCTCGCGAACTGCGAGACCGCGCAAGCGGTCGCCGAATACGGTTGTGCGGCAAGCGTTCAGTCGCTGGCCGGCAGTGGCTTGGCTTCTTTGAGGCTCAGCGGGGTATCGCCGATGCTCAGAGTGCCGGCGCCGGCTTTGGTAACCAAGACTTCGGCGGCGTGGTCATCGACGTAGCGCTTGCCCATCAGGTTGCCGTCGGCGAACGCCGGGTTGAGTTCACCGGCACGGTCGGCGCCCAGCGCCACCATCGGCGCGCCCCCGCAGCGCAAATCGTCCAGACTTTCGGCGGACTTGATGACGATGACCTGGGTGTCGCAGACCTGGCTTTGCAGGCGGGTGCCGTTCTTCATCACGGTGCGTCCTCACTTCTGGGCATCGACATTTCGCAGGCTTTCCACGATGTCGCGACGCAGGATCTTGCCGGTCGGATTGGTCGGCAGCTCCTCGCGGAAAACCACGTGGTCTGGTGTTCGCGAACCCCGCAAGTACTTGCGGACGTGCGCGCGCAGTTCTTCGGGGTCTGGGTCGATGTCGGCGGCGGGCACCACCACGGCCACGATCGCCTGGCCCCACTGCGGGTCTTCCACACCGACGACGGCGACTTCGCGCACATCGGGATGTTCGATGAGCACGTCTTCGAGTTCGGCCGGTGCGATGTTCTCGCCGCCGCGGATGATGGTGTCATCGGAGCGCCCGCTGATAAATAAGTAGCCATCCTCGTCGAGGGTGGCCACGTCCCTGGTAGGAAACCAGCCGTGGTCGTCGAGCACCGAGCCGATGCCGGTGTACTTTCCCGACACCTGGTCGCCCCGCACGTAAAGCTCGCCGGTCTCTCCCGGCCCGACGAGGGTGCCATCGGCGGCACGGACCTGCACCTCGATGCCGGGTACGGGTCGGCCTACCGACGCCAGCCGTTTGGCGATGGCCGCGTCGGGGTGGTTGTGGGCCGTGCGGTGATCATCGGGAGTCAGCACAGCGATGGTCGAGCTAGTTTCGGTCAAACCGTAGGCGTTGACGAACCCGACTCCGGGGAGCAGGTCCAGCGCCCTGCGCAACAGGGGCAGGCCCACTTTCGACCCACCATAGGCAAGGTTGCGCAGACTCGGCAGATCTGTCGGCTCCTGCTCAAGCACTGTCACGATGCGCTCGAGCATGGTGGGCACCACCGTGGCGGTGGTTACCTGCTCGTCGACGATCAGCCGGACCCATTGCCGGGCGTCGAAGCTGGGCAGGTAGACCATCCGCCGACCGGCGTACAGGTTCGAGATCGCCGCGTTTACCCCGGCGATGTGATACGGAGGCACGCAGATCAGGGCCGCGTCCTCGGGGCTTGCCGAGTCGAACTCGACCGTGCCGGTGATGTAGCTCGTCAGATTTGCATGCGACAGCTCAACCGCTTTCGGCTTAGACGTGGTGCCCGATGTGAAGAGCACGATCGCGATCGCGTCGGGATCGGCGAACCCGTTGGCGGGCGCCGCCGTAGCAGCAGAGGCAAGAAACTCCTCAGAGGTGATCACCCGTTGGGCTGCGGTGGCGATCATGTCGCGGTAGCCGGTGTCGACGACGACCAGGGGGTCAGGCAGCCGTGCGATCAACTCCTGCATCGCCTCGGCCGACAGCCGGTAGTTGACTGGGGTGAATCCGCGCTCCGCACGCGCCGACGCGAAGATCAACGCTGGCAGCATTGCCCCGCCGACACCGACGTAGATGACATGCTGCGCGCCCGACGTGGCGATGACGCCGGACCCGCCGTAGGCGAGATCACTGAGTTCCCGGGCGGTCCAGCGCCGTTCGCCTGACACCAGCGCGGTGCGCTCAGGGTGGGCCTCGGCCGCCATCTCCAGCAGCAGCGAAATACTCACAGCGTTCGTCCCTTGTCGTGTGCCCGCTTGCGCGGCAGATAGCCTGCGGGGATCCTGGACACACCTTAGCGAATCAGATATATAGTTAGCTACTTGATGGGGTTGGTTAGAGGGACGGGGCATCAGTCGGCGGCTTGTCTGACGAGCGCGTGAGCTCACGACGCATCCCACTGAGGGCAGCGGCGATCAGCGAAAACGTTGCTCACCGAACCCGCTTATGACCGGTGACTTCGGCTGCCCGTCGGCTAACCTGTAAATCAGTTGGTGGATTGATGGCGCAGCCCGACGGAAGGACATGATGGAGGTCACCAGCCTTCGCGAGCCGAAGATGGCCGATCGGGTAGCCACCGTGCTGCGCAAGATGTTCATCCGCGGCGAGATCACCGAGGGCACGATGCTGCCCCCGGAATCGGAGCTGATGGAGCGGTTCGGGGTGTCGCGCCCTACCCTGCGCGAGGCGTTTCGCGTGCTGGAGTCCGAGTCGCTGATCGAGGTGCAGCGCGGGGTGCGCGGCGGGGCCCGCGTGACGCGTCCACGTCGCGAGACACTGGCCCGGTACGCGGGGCTGATCTTGGAGTACGAGGGCGTCACAGTCAAGGACGTCTTCGACGCCCGCGTCGCGTTGGAAACCCCGATGGTCGTCCAGTTGGCGAAAGACCGCGACCCAGCGGTCATCGCCGAACTGGAGGAGATGGTCGAACGGGACGCTCAACTCATCAAAGGGGCCCACGCTGCCGATCAGTTGACTGATTTTCATGCCGCGATCGCCCGGCTCTCCGGCAACAAGACGTTGCAGATCGTCAGCGCCATGCTGCATCACATCATCGAAAAGGCCAACCGGTCACTACAGCCCACGGCCGGCACGCGGGCCGAGCAGGCGGTTCGGCGATCGGCGAAGACCCACCGGATGATTGTCGACCTGATCAAAGCGGGTGAGGCCGAGAAGGCCGGCGAGCTGTGGAGCCGACACCTGCGCAAGGCCGAGGAATTCGTGTTGACCGGTGCCGAATTGTCGACGGTGGTCGACCTTCTCGAATGACAGAGGTCTGCAGCGAGGAGTTTCTGCAGGCGATCGGAACGCCACTTCATCTCCTGCGCCTCTTCGACATCGACGTGATGGACGCCGACACAGCCGAGGCACCGCGGTGATGGCAATGTCGCGGACGGCCCTAGTCGATCCGATCCGTTCACGGGCTTACCGACGGTCGGACCGCTGGCCATCCTCGTCGATGCGGTCGGCGGGCTGGTCAACCACTTTCGCCGCGACAGCGATCAGTGGACAGTGGACGGCGAACGTGCCTTCGATCTGAGCCCCGACACCCAGCGGCGGGCCTCGATCGAGGCCGAAATTCCGGTCAGCGCCGCCGCTTCCACTTTGGGCCCAAAGGGAGCCAGCTCGCTGGCCTTGTGCACGTTGACATATGAGGGCGCCCTAATCGGAAGCGCCACCGTCCGGTCCTATTTCGTCGGCACCTACGATCTCGTCCTCGACGAACCCGACGAGACGGTCTCAGGCGATACGTCATGTGTCGAAACTGCCCCAGCGTGCTTGGGGTCTTAGGTCAGCACCGCAGGCAGGAACGGCGACCGGTTC
This genomic interval from Mycobacterium sp. SMC-2 contains the following:
- a CDS encoding class I adenylate-forming enzyme family protein, producing MSISLLLEMAAEAHPERTALVSGERRWTARELSDLAYGGSGVIATSGAQHVIYVGVGGAMLPALIFASARAERGFTPVNYRLSAEAMQELIARLPDPLVVVDTGYRDMIATAAQRVITSEEFLASAATAAPANGFADPDAIAIVLFTSGTTSKPKAVELSHANLTSYITGTVEFDSASPEDAALICVPPYHIAGVNAAISNLYAGRRMVYLPSFDARQWVRLIVDEQVTTATVVPTMLERIVTVLEQEPTDLPSLRNLAYGGSKVGLPLLRRALDLLPGVGFVNAYGLTETSSTIAVLTPDDHRTAHNHPDAAIAKRLASVGRPVPGIEVQVRAADGTLVGPGETGELYVRGDQVSGKYTGIGSVLDDHGWFPTRDVATLDEDGYLFISGRSDDTIIRGGENIAPAELEDVLIEHPDVREVAVVGVEDPQWGQAIVAVVVPAADIDPDPEELRAHVRKYLRGSRTPDHVVFREELPTNPTGKILRRDIVESLRNVDAQK
- a CDS encoding acyl-CoA dehydrogenase family protein, with amino-acid sequence MDFGLSSEQQQLAEAERTWLTRNDPIPRARAILDSSPVTVDPKAISHAAGAGLLALLTPEVNGCHVDLAVLAEAHGYAVSSLPIADLAIAAWLLGVSGAPQAQAAAEGEALFGLTRAPATVTGPSSPVPMAADMTGVVVVGETDEGDYLSVMTHPRLDPMSTLDLSRSWARVAIDPGETGRLALPSGTAGFVRDALAVHRGMDALGAASRLLEMTVVYAVQRQQFGVPIGSFQAVKHHCANMALAVEAGRSTLWAGALALDTTAPAAQRSRAASSAAAYAKAAAAEVAGTALQVHGGIGFTWEHDLHLLLRRIKVDEAMDGTVAEHRAALVAV
- a CDS encoding NAD(P)-dependent oxidoreductase; amino-acid sequence: MPTIGLIGAGQLGEPMVKRLLAAGHPVNVYARRSDVRSRLADRGAVVAASVAGLAADSDILISCLFSDAQLRETGLGPEGFIANAKPGAVFVSHTTGSAATLTELANSAASAPAILDAPVSGTADHIAAGTLTVLVGGCGDDVERVRPILAAYANPIIATGELGSALRIKLINNMLFAANAQLLAAAAQIGEQLGITPHAFLDALLACSGSSSAATYAKGIGGLGRFAEAAAPFLAKDVAAAVTAAEQAGADLGLLQAVVTEGPLDLTTHR
- a CDS encoding thiolase family protein, whose amino-acid sequence is MNDGPFDGKAVITGAGKSQVGRRLGRTGLDLTLEAVLRAIADAGLEPDDIDGIASYPGPGVPDPGFSGATVTEVRNALGVSCRWYVSAMETAGQIGPAIEACMAVTLGLANHVVVYRSVWESTAAHQAGGGRASVLFSGGKLPPHLEWVAPFGALSAANWLAMPAQRYMHDFGLTREQLGWIAINARRNAARNPDAVYRDPMTMEDYLGARMISEPLCLYDCDVPCDGATAVIVSRRDAARGLPRHPLTVESVGPGMFERATWDQRRDVTTMAAHDSAATLWKNTSMTPGDVDMAQLYDGFSFLTVMWLEAMGFCEHGRVGEFVDGGERIALDGDLPLNTSGGQLSGGRLHGMGFLHEACVQLWGEGGQRQASKTPEVVAVGVGGGPVAGSMLLSRR
- a CDS encoding MaoC family dehydratase, producing MKVITSVEDAVDTVGQELGVGNWKEIDQQRIDAFADVTEDQQWIHVDTDRAKAESPYGATVAHGFLTLSLIPKLSKDTYRVDNAKMGVNYGLNKVRFLAPVTAGSRIRVRSELAAADMVNDNTVNLTVRHTLEIEGSDRPAAVVELVARYIF
- a CDS encoding FadR/GntR family transcriptional regulator, which produces MEVTSLREPKMADRVATVLRKMFIRGEITEGTMLPPESELMERFGVSRPTLREAFRVLESESLIEVQRGVRGGARVTRPRRETLARYAGLILEYEGVTVKDVFDARVALETPMVVQLAKDRDPAVIAELEEMVERDAQLIKGAHAADQLTDFHAAIARLSGNKTLQIVSAMLHHIIEKANRSLQPTAGTRAEQAVRRSAKTHRMIVDLIKAGEAEKAGELWSRHLRKAEEFVLTGAELSTVVDLLE
- a CDS encoding acyl-CoA dehydrogenase family protein, which gives rise to MNQSTEWRPRLQVLLADYVRRQAELRSEAKAGGVKIDRVEAARAWHAELVDHGLAAPGWPKSAGGLELSVEEQLDYYRMTTAAGAPPHPCQLSFILAPTLISHGTQEQKERFLRPLLRADEFWCQGFSEPGAGSDLASLTTRAVRDGAIYRVTGQKVWTSMADRADWMFALVRTGPAGRSTDGITYLLIAMDSPGITVRPLRDISGGAHFAEVFFDDVEVPVNNRVGVEGQGWSIMRTSLGHERATAFLADEFRYRRTVDRVVSLMVTRGLDSDPLVRQQIARQETDVRAIAANSARALSAVLRGEDPGGVASVNRLVKSEFEQRMHALALRAGGPHAALDSRAADAVDGGRWTYGYLMSRATTIGAGTAEIQRNTIAEAVLGLPSHRGEGTRAPAVIPGAPLAVADPSEVELRAVLAEALRARVDVTALLDSGRRFDIADPAVWSALVDFGLPGLAVEESAGGAGAAPRLLYAAIEEAAAALVPAPLVPTVIALDVAVQTGATAIARRITAGAPAAFAVPLHDDGWVTSGIELPVWDGSRLTGVMPVVAGAPVAKILLVVARSEGGEGELLVAVDPGIAGVHVAAQQPLDLTATIGSVTLTGATGQPLCTGGTLRHGLRAARRRALLAVAADSVGVAARALSMAVAWAGERQQFGRPIGSFQAVSHRCADMLVALEGARSQVQAAASDLDGDESDCLVDLAAAAALDGAVSAAEATIQIHGGIGFTWEHPAHLLLRRAQANAVAVGRADALRDRAASELLAPWQEQRLERASAR
- a CDS encoding acyl-CoA dehydrogenase family protein; this encodes MEYGTGPELQAFRAEVRQFIATHAPAIPPRAGVRSAEDAHENELLNQWAARLYQAGYAGADWPAEYGGRDGWTAEHAVVVGEELARAQAPGLPSGNVLAAQALIAYGTEEQRSRHLPAIRAGQQKWCQLFSEPGAGSDLAALRTKAVPDGDVYRVNGQKVWTTDGHWAQYGYLLARTDVEAPKHQGISAFICDMSTPGLTVRPLREITGTSDFNEVFLDDVEIPAANMIGKPGQGWAIANSTLAHERSNVGAIVVKLRLAVEALTDLARRVTIDGRPALDSDRVRDQIGMFTAQVNALSALTYANITRWTRGTERRHDAAMAKLMFSELNLAIATFAVDLAGENGVLVGGDPQALDGGRWQDEWLYARAFTIAGGSSEIMRNLIAERGLGLPR